From Bacteroidota bacterium, a single genomic window includes:
- a CDS encoding DUF1080 domain-containing protein, with product MPSRRSFLKHTAAAPLLAVPSISTSRKSAPDDFITLFDGQSLNGWHINPEKIWHGTGGNWYVEDGAIVGEQDPPGSGNGGILLTDQHFGDFELHLEIKPDWGIDSGLFLRGHDDGKCIQMMVDYLDGGIVGHLYGERTGAFNTRSFSLRSKKDAAGKLVGFDSVAHDAYAEAPISHACTADEWINAWKIDDWNRVRVVCVGDYPIIKTWINDTLIADFNGSTFAHPKYDRENVRQLLGRSGSIAVQIHGGSNRWATGAKCRWRNIKIRPM from the coding sequence ATGCCATCTCGTCGATCTTTTCTCAAACATACCGCAGCAGCGCCTTTGCTGGCTGTGCCTTCGATCTCAACCTCCAGAAAGTCTGCGCCAGACGACTTTATCACGCTGTTTGATGGGCAATCGTTAAACGGTTGGCACATCAACCCCGAGAAAATCTGGCACGGAACGGGAGGGAATTGGTACGTCGAAGACGGCGCGATTGTAGGAGAGCAGGATCCGCCAGGCTCAGGGAATGGTGGGATTCTGCTGACTGATCAGCACTTTGGTGATTTTGAGTTACATCTTGAAATAAAACCAGACTGGGGGATCGACTCTGGCCTTTTCCTGCGTGGACACGACGATGGGAAGTGCATCCAGATGATGGTGGATTACCTCGATGGTGGCATCGTAGGGCACCTGTATGGGGAGCGCACGGGTGCGTTTAATACGCGTTCTTTTAGTTTACGCAGCAAAAAAGACGCAGCCGGCAAACTGGTCGGCTTTGATAGCGTGGCGCATGACGCGTATGCAGAGGCGCCCATTTCACACGCCTGTACGGCAGATGAGTGGATTAACGCGTGGAAAATTGACGACTGGAATCGGGTGCGCGTGGTTTGTGTTGGCGATTACCCGATCATCAAAACATGGATCAATGATACGCTCATTGCTGATTTCAACGGGTCAACGTTTGCACATCCCAAATACGACCGGGAGAATGTACGGCAGTTGCTGGGGCGCAGCGGCTCAATAGCTGTGCAAATTCACGGC
- a CDS encoding energy transducer TonB produces the protein MALRKSENADLRSKYPLFVQLGLIIALVVLIGAFRVNFTPESDFQIVEVQQEIVQMEEIQQTKQIEKPPPPPKPPVPIEVPDDEVLEDEDLDLDVSLELDEEIVNLPPPPAEEEEEEEPEIFMIVEDMPELIGGLGSIQKKIKYPEIAKKAGVEGRVFVQFVVNVDGSVEDPVVVRGIGAGCDEEAVRAVAQAKFKPGRQRGKAVPVKMSLPITFKLK, from the coding sequence ATGGCATTACGTAAATCTGAAAACGCCGACTTGCGCAGCAAATACCCGCTTTTTGTGCAACTTGGGCTCATTATTGCACTGGTTGTTCTGATTGGCGCTTTCCGCGTCAATTTCACTCCAGAATCTGATTTCCAGATTGTTGAAGTTCAACAGGAAATTGTACAGATGGAGGAGATCCAGCAAACCAAGCAAATTGAAAAACCACCTCCACCACCAAAGCCACCAGTGCCCATTGAAGTGCCTGATGACGAGGTGCTTGAAGACGAAGACCTTGACCTTGACGTTTCCCTTGAGCTCGACGAGGAGATTGTAAATCTTCCACCGCCGCCAGCTGAGGAAGAAGAAGAGGAAGAGCCAGAGATCTTCATGATCGTGGAAGACATGCCGGAATTGATCGGCGGCCTTGGCTCAATCCAGAAGAAAATCAAGTATCCTGAAATTGCCAAGAAAGCGGGCGTTGAAGGACGTGTATTTGTACAGTTTGTTGTTAATGTAGACGGTAGCGTTGAAGACCCCGTAGTTGTACGCGGTATCGGCGCCGGCTGTGACGAAGAAGCTGTACGTGCCGTAGCACAGGCTAAATTCAAGCCTGGTCGCCAGCGCGGCAAAGCGGTACCTGTAAAGATGTCGCTGCCAATCACGTTCAAGCTGAAGTAA
- the rpiA gene encoding ribose-5-phosphate isomerase RpiA — protein sequence MITHTLSGVMDANKQQAAKKAVGIHAAQLVDNGMRVGLGTGSTTAFAIQELGRRVKEEGLKIVGTPTSFAAERLGREMGIPIVSLDVVDRLDIALDGADEVDGALNLIKGRGAAHTREKVVAALADMFVALVDASKLVDQLGTRKPVPVEVLPMAVTPVMRSLEALGAVPAIRMGKHKDGPVVTDQGFWVVDAQFAGIEAPAVLDAAIKGLTGVLDHGLFINMTARVLVAEADGSVRTLHKS from the coding sequence ATGATTACTCATACATTGTCTGGCGTTATGGATGCAAACAAGCAGCAGGCTGCCAAAAAAGCAGTTGGGATTCACGCAGCACAACTCGTTGATAACGGTATGCGCGTGGGGCTGGGTACGGGGTCAACAACAGCGTTTGCAATACAGGAGTTAGGCCGGCGCGTGAAAGAGGAGGGATTAAAAATTGTAGGTACGCCGACATCCTTTGCTGCTGAGCGGTTGGGCCGCGAAATGGGTATTCCCATTGTATCCCTGGATGTTGTTGATCGCCTGGACATTGCGCTGGATGGTGCAGATGAAGTGGACGGAGCATTAAACCTGATCAAGGGCCGTGGTGCTGCACATACACGTGAGAAAGTGGTCGCGGCGCTGGCTGATATGTTTGTGGCGCTGGTGGATGCGTCGAAGCTTGTGGACCAACTCGGTACGCGTAAACCTGTGCCGGTGGAAGTGTTGCCGATGGCTGTAACACCTGTAATGCGATCGCTGGAGGCGCTGGGCGCTGTACCGGCCATCCGGATGGGCAAGCATAAAGATGGCCCCGTGGTTACCGACCAGGGATTCTGGGTTGTGGACGCGCAGTTTGCCGGCATCGAAGCGCCGGCAGTGCTGGATGCGGCAATCAAGGGATTAACAGGCGTGCTGGATCATGGCCTGTTTATCAACATGACCGCCCGTGTGCTTGTGGCCGAAGCGGATGGTAGCGTGCGGACGCTGCACAAAAGCTAA
- a CDS encoding ABC transporter permease yields the protein MGFFEAFRMAMSALRANMMRSALTLLGMVIGVFAIIVSVTAVEVIDVYFKESMQFLGSSTYSVTRYPQIQDGGRNRSDRNRPSITYEQVTRLKRSMQTPVIVSIVEDFHLGAVRYGTEDTEPNLVLLGTDENFLGNFSYELSQGRFLTEQDVQYARPVAVIGAEPAEELFPNESPLGKTIRMDGHRFEVIGVLKEKGSFLGFSQDNRILAPITRGFSLYGIPERNMASISMRVASPELLTAAQEETIGRMRVIRKVQAGEENNFEIETNDTFQGVFDAFTGTLTMGGAFIGAIALLAAGIGIMNIMLVSVTERTREIGVRKSIGAKRRDIMRQFLLEAFFLCQIGGFLGILLGAAVGNYVAIYFDITPVFPWDWAFYGVAMVTIISLVFGGFPAFKAAGLDPIESLRYE from the coding sequence ATGGGATTTTTTGAAGCTTTTCGGATGGCAATGTCTGCGCTGCGCGCCAACATGATGCGTTCTGCGCTTACCCTGCTTGGTATGGTTATCGGGGTTTTTGCCATCATTGTATCCGTTACAGCGGTGGAAGTGATTGACGTGTATTTCAAGGAGTCGATGCAATTCCTTGGCTCCTCTACCTACTCTGTTACGCGGTATCCCCAGATTCAGGACGGTGGCCGTAACCGGAGTGACCGAAATCGCCCCAGCATTACGTACGAGCAGGTAACACGCCTCAAACGTAGCATGCAGACCCCCGTGATTGTCAGCATCGTGGAGGATTTTCACCTGGGTGCCGTGCGGTATGGGACTGAAGACACAGAGCCCAACCTGGTTTTGCTTGGGACCGACGAAAACTTTTTGGGCAATTTCAGCTACGAGCTTTCGCAGGGGCGCTTCCTGACCGAGCAGGATGTCCAGTATGCGCGCCCGGTTGCCGTCATCGGAGCAGAGCCGGCAGAAGAGCTTTTCCCGAACGAATCACCCCTTGGCAAAACCATTCGGATGGACGGCCACCGGTTCGAAGTGATCGGCGTGCTCAAAGAAAAAGGCAGTTTTCTCGGCTTTAGCCAGGACAACCGCATTTTGGCGCCGATTACGCGCGGTTTTTCCCTGTATGGGATTCCCGAGCGTAATATGGCGAGCATTAGCATGCGGGTGGCGAGTCCGGAATTGTTGACGGCAGCACAGGAGGAAACGATTGGTCGAATGCGCGTGATTCGCAAAGTGCAGGCCGGCGAAGAGAACAACTTCGAAATCGAAACCAACGATACGTTTCAGGGTGTATTTGACGCGTTCACCGGCACCCTGACCATGGGTGGTGCTTTTATCGGTGCGATTGCACTGCTTGCAGCCGGCATCGGGATCATGAACATTATGCTGGTTTCCGTTACGGAACGTACCCGCGAAATTGGTGTGCGCAAATCTATTGGCGCCAAACGCCGCGACATTATGCGGCAATTCCTGCTAGAAGCATTTTTCCTGTGCCAGATTGGCGGTTTTCTGGGCATTTTGCTTGGTGCTGCTGTGGGTAACTATGTGGCCATCTACTTTGATATAACCCCCGTTTTCCCCTGGGACTGGGCGTTTTACGGCGTTGCCATGGTGACCATCATCTCCCTTGTCTTTGGTGGCTTCCCTGCCTTCAAAGCTGCCGGCCTCGATCCGATTGAGTCGTTGCGGTACGAGTAG
- a CDS encoding ABC transporter permease, whose protein sequence is MYILLELWEGLRIALRAIRANKLRSILTTLGIIIGITSVTAMATIINGVEQNFEEQMSELGTDVLYIEKWPWTRGPGFKWWEYINRPDIKPDLAEVISEKSRFAVAAVPVVNTGRSVRFGDKTLSGVRVQGSSGDYPRVFSVEIESGRFYSDIEDRSGRNVCVIGAAVAEQLFPLEEPIGKQIRVSGIRFQVIGVLAKEGSNAEGQGSGDLEIQVPITAFKNNFGISKRSSSIRVRIVDSGVMDDAKDELTGIVRTARRLDAADKDNFEINEQRSLREQLAPIKLTIYSIGIFLTALSLLVGGIGVMNIMFVSVKERTREIGIRKAIGAKRRTILMQFIIEAIVVCVLGGLIGIGISILITALINAFLTAVLPASTVATAFIICILIGLVFGLAPAWTAAKAEPIEALRYE, encoded by the coding sequence GTGTACATTCTTCTAGAACTTTGGGAAGGCTTGCGAATTGCGCTCCGTGCCATTCGTGCCAACAAACTACGATCGATACTCACCACGTTGGGTATTATCATTGGTATTACCTCCGTCACCGCAATGGCGACGATCATCAACGGGGTAGAGCAAAACTTCGAAGAGCAGATGTCCGAACTCGGGACGGATGTGCTCTATATCGAAAAGTGGCCGTGGACCCGTGGCCCTGGTTTTAAATGGTGGGAATACATCAACCGTCCCGACATTAAGCCGGATCTGGCTGAGGTGATCTCTGAAAAGTCTCGTTTTGCCGTGGCAGCGGTACCCGTTGTTAACACTGGGCGCTCGGTCCGGTTTGGCGACAAGACTTTGTCGGGTGTTCGCGTTCAGGGGTCGTCTGGAGATTATCCGAGGGTCTTTTCCGTAGAAATTGAGTCAGGCCGTTTTTACAGCGACATCGAAGACCGGAGTGGGCGCAATGTGTGTGTGATTGGTGCTGCTGTGGCGGAACAGCTTTTTCCTCTTGAAGAGCCGATTGGAAAGCAAATACGAGTTTCCGGTATTCGGTTTCAGGTAATCGGTGTGCTTGCTAAAGAAGGGTCGAACGCAGAGGGACAAGGGTCCGGGGATTTGGAAATACAGGTACCCATCACGGCGTTTAAAAACAATTTTGGTATATCGAAGCGCAGTTCTTCTATCCGGGTCCGTATTGTAGATTCGGGGGTGATGGATGACGCAAAAGATGAGTTAACTGGTATTGTGCGTACGGCGCGCCGATTGGATGCAGCGGACAAAGACAATTTTGAGATCAACGAGCAGCGTTCTCTGCGCGAGCAGTTGGCGCCTATCAAACTGACCATCTACTCCATCGGTATTTTCCTGACGGCGCTTTCCTTGTTGGTTGGTGGAATCGGAGTGATGAACATCATGTTTGTATCAGTAAAGGAACGCACGCGAGAGATTGGTATCCGCAAGGCCATTGGTGCCAAGCGCCGAACCATTCTTATGCAATTTATCATCGAAGCCATCGTCGTGTGTGTGCTGGGCGGACTCATTGGTATTGGCATCTCGATCCTTATAACTGCATTGATCAATGCCTTCCTGACGGCTGTATTGCCGGCCTCTACGGTCGCCACGGCGTTTATTATTTGTATTCTTATTGGCCTGGTTTTCGGCCTTGCGCCGGCCTGGACGGCGGCAAAAGCCGAGCCCATCGAAGCGCTGCGGTACGAATAA
- a CDS encoding GNAT family N-acetyltransferase, producing the protein MLTGKLPAGLIPMQDAIRIQQVGFEHLDIIRKLNVTIFEEERVINTFDREDLLMLLAYLKDEPIGFKIGYRQDMETFYSAKGGVLSSYRRQGIARVMLYDMIARVKQMGFARFTFDTFPNKHPGMTIMGLEEGFHVSKADFNTVFQDYRLQFEKAI; encoded by the coding sequence ATGTTAACCGGTAAGTTGCCCGCTGGCTTGATTCCCATGCAAGACGCCATCCGCATTCAACAAGTAGGCTTTGAGCACCTGGATATAATCCGGAAACTCAATGTCACAATTTTCGAGGAAGAACGGGTCATTAATACGTTCGATCGGGAAGACTTGCTCATGCTACTGGCGTACTTGAAAGATGAGCCCATTGGGTTTAAAATCGGCTATCGCCAGGACATGGAGACGTTTTACAGCGCCAAGGGCGGGGTGTTGTCCTCTTACCGCCGGCAAGGCATTGCACGTGTCATGTTGTACGATATGATTGCCCGGGTCAAACAAATGGGTTTTGCGCGGTTTACGTTTGATACCTTCCCCAACAAACACCCTGGTATGACCATCATGGGGTTAGAGGAAGGATTTCATGTGTCCAAAGCCGATTTTAACACAGTCTTTCAGGACTACCGCCTACAGTTTGAGAAGGCGATCTAG
- a CDS encoding ATP-dependent helicase translates to MARRFVLKTDNTPAQSRLTIDYAAELNTQQLAAVQAPGGPVLVIAGAGTGKTRTLVYRVAYLVETGTPPEQIVLLTFTRRASREMLARASTVLDGRCNRVRGGTFHSFCLNILREHAPAIGFSKKFSIMDAADDADVIDVLRTARGLHKSQQRFPRKRTLQSIFSATVNREMPIEEVLAYQYPQFMGHLDVMTTLQSEYEAYKRTHGLMNYDDLLRYTLELLQTSDKVRVQVGTVCRHVLVDEYQDTNKLQAQLVECLASVHNNVMVVGDDAQSIYRFRGADFRNIFAFPEQFTGTQVLKLEQNYRSTQPILNLANHIMEEARQKYDKSLFSRREGDELPGLVAAPDDRFESRFVSQMVLQLREQGIPLNNMAVLFRSSANSFDLEVELGQRDIPYVKYGGMKLSEAAHIKDVISHLRVLENPQDAVAWNRVLQLLPGVGPKTAQELIGWITDASGDPFELENRPFSPRYVEALKALFKVMRPLVNPQKSLNVQLEALVTYYEPLLKKKYFEDYPKRLQDLDHFVALAENVQNRTEFLSSLALDPIELSALDTNPVDDDEAPLVLSTIHSAKGLEFHTVFLIHALDGILPSGYALKEDAGIDEELRLLYVAITRAEDNLFITYPVLQYRRHQGEFLSNPSRFVDGIPESLLEPWSLIEDSAVQATDTPPLIEDAGESDSDAEDPELPVLPF, encoded by the coding sequence ATGGCGCGTCGCTTTGTACTCAAGACCGACAATACGCCGGCCCAATCACGGCTGACAATTGATTATGCTGCCGAGTTGAATACGCAGCAGCTGGCGGCGGTACAGGCTCCTGGTGGACCTGTTCTCGTAATCGCTGGCGCTGGCACTGGAAAAACGCGTACGCTGGTTTACCGGGTTGCTTACCTGGTAGAAACAGGCACACCTCCTGAACAAATTGTGCTCCTTACTTTCACGCGTCGGGCGTCACGCGAAATGCTGGCTCGAGCAAGTACGGTGCTCGATGGTCGTTGTAACCGGGTAAGAGGGGGAACGTTTCATTCCTTTTGCTTGAACATCCTCCGCGAACACGCGCCGGCAATTGGCTTTTCCAAAAAATTCAGCATCATGGATGCCGCTGATGATGCTGATGTAATTGATGTGTTGCGCACAGCCCGCGGCCTGCATAAATCACAGCAGCGATTCCCGCGAAAGCGTACCCTGCAGTCCATTTTCTCTGCCACCGTAAACCGTGAGATGCCCATCGAAGAGGTGCTGGCATACCAGTATCCGCAGTTTATGGGGCATCTGGACGTTATGACGACCCTCCAATCTGAATATGAGGCCTACAAGCGTACCCATGGTCTCATGAACTACGATGACCTGTTGCGCTACACGCTGGAGCTCCTGCAAACAAGCGATAAAGTGCGTGTGCAGGTGGGTACGGTTTGCCGGCATGTGCTCGTCGATGAATACCAGGACACCAACAAGCTGCAGGCCCAACTCGTCGAATGCCTGGCGAGCGTCCACAACAATGTCATGGTTGTTGGTGATGACGCCCAGAGTATTTACCGATTTCGGGGCGCTGATTTTCGGAATATCTTTGCTTTTCCTGAGCAGTTTACTGGCACCCAGGTGCTCAAACTTGAGCAGAATTACCGCTCCACGCAGCCTATCCTGAACCTCGCCAACCATATCATGGAAGAGGCGCGGCAGAAATACGACAAGTCGCTTTTTAGCCGCCGTGAAGGGGATGAACTGCCGGGCCTCGTGGCCGCACCCGATGACCGGTTCGAAAGCAGGTTTGTATCCCAAATGGTTTTGCAGCTACGCGAGCAGGGTATCCCGCTCAACAACATGGCTGTGCTTTTTCGAAGCAGCGCAAATTCTTTTGACCTCGAAGTAGAGCTCGGGCAGCGGGATATTCCTTACGTCAAATACGGAGGGATGAAGCTGAGCGAAGCGGCACACATCAAAGACGTGATTTCGCACCTGCGTGTGTTGGAAAATCCGCAAGACGCAGTAGCCTGGAATCGCGTTTTGCAGCTGCTGCCCGGCGTAGGCCCTAAAACTGCCCAAGAACTCATTGGGTGGATTACAGATGCCTCTGGTGATCCATTTGAATTGGAAAACCGGCCTTTTTCGCCTCGGTATGTAGAAGCGCTGAAAGCACTGTTTAAAGTGATGCGGCCGCTGGTGAATCCGCAGAAAAGCCTCAATGTGCAGTTGGAGGCGCTTGTTACGTACTACGAGCCGCTGTTGAAAAAGAAGTACTTCGAAGATTATCCCAAGCGGCTGCAGGACCTGGATCACTTTGTGGCACTGGCAGAAAATGTGCAAAACCGCACCGAATTCCTGTCTTCGTTGGCGCTGGACCCGATCGAGCTGTCAGCGCTCGACACAAACCCGGTAGACGACGATGAGGCCCCCCTTGTGCTGTCTACCATCCATTCCGCCAAAGGGCTTGAATTCCACACTGTTTTCCTGATCCATGCACTGGATGGGATCTTGCCGTCGGGTTATGCGCTGAAGGAAGACGCTGGCATCGACGAAGAACTACGGCTTCTGTATGTTGCGATTACCCGCGCTGAGGACAACCTGTTTATCACCTATCCGGTATTGCAGTACCGCCGGCATCAGGGAGAGTTTTTGTCGAACCCCAGCCGGTTTGTCGATGGCATTCCCGAAAGCCTGCTTGAGCCCTGGTCACTCATCGAAGATTCTGCTGTTCAGGCAACCGACACACCACCCCTTATTGAAGACGCCGGCGAAAGTGATAGTGATGCAGAAGATCCGGAGCTCCCTGTGTTGCCCTTTTAA
- a CDS encoding AAA family ATPase, translating into MGKVIAVANQKGGVGKTTTAINLASSLAATEHPTLLIDIDPQANCSSGVGIDPRTASASTYELLIGEVTTEEGARPTDMPFLDIIPSHINLVGAEIEMIDVIERESILKKAVASARKKYDFIVIDCPPSLGLLTLNSLTAADSVLIPVQAEYFALEGLGQLLNTIKIVRQHLNPELEIEGVLLTMFDARLRLSNQVAEEVRRYFGEKVFNTIVQRNVRISEAPSFGKPVLLYDAASMGAKNYISLAREILHSNKAYLKENAAELEEGASPSQANGFAL; encoded by the coding sequence ATGGGTAAAGTCATTGCGGTTGCTAACCAAAAAGGTGGAGTAGGGAAAACAACTACAGCGATCAATCTAGCCTCGTCTTTGGCCGCAACAGAACACCCAACGTTGCTCATCGACATTGATCCACAGGCGAACTGTTCTTCCGGCGTTGGCATCGACCCCCGCACAGCCAGTGCTTCAACGTACGAGTTGCTCATCGGTGAAGTCACCACAGAAGAAGGTGCACGCCCTACTGATATGCCGTTTCTTGATATCATCCCCAGCCACATAAACCTGGTGGGCGCTGAAATCGAGATGATTGACGTCATTGAACGGGAAAGCATCCTGAAAAAAGCAGTAGCCAGCGCACGCAAGAAGTATGACTTTATTGTCATCGATTGCCCCCCATCACTCGGCTTGCTTACGCTAAACTCCCTGACCGCCGCAGACTCGGTACTCATCCCTGTACAGGCTGAGTATTTTGCGCTAGAAGGGCTTGGGCAACTGCTAAACACCATCAAAATTGTCCGGCAACATTTGAATCCGGAACTGGAAATTGAAGGGGTGTTGCTGACCATGTTTGACGCCCGGTTGCGGCTATCAAACCAGGTTGCTGAAGAGGTAAGGCGCTATTTTGGCGAAAAGGTATTTAATACCATCGTTCAGCGCAATGTCCGTATTTCGGAGGCACCAAGTTTCGGGAAGCCGGTATTACTTTATGATGCCGCCAGTATGGGTGCAAAAAATTACATATCACTGGCGCGTGAAATTCTGCACAGCAACAAAGCATACTTGAAAGAGAATGCAGCAGAGCTCGAAGAAGGCGCATCCCCTTCGCAGGCCAACGGGTTTGCACTCTAG
- a CDS encoding ParB/RepB/Spo0J family partition protein: MAKKVALGKGLKALIPTIDSDEEGLEGDDKGGKLYKFQDGRKSRLQGKVAEIQVANVRPNPYQPRQVFEEEALEELAASIQQLGIIQPITVRTLGDGQFELISGERRLRASRRAGLEKIPAYVREADTEEMLEMAIVENVQREQLNPIEVAIGYQRLIEECDLTQEKIAKKVGKKRATVANFLRLLKLPAPVQAALRDESISMGHARALIPVDDKKVQLDILTEIEVSGLSVRDVERRVRAWQDGDTPDKQGPTLVENLETADADRDQLQIRAFADHLRAQLSTQVQIKHKKGGEGGKIEIAYYSNDDLERLMELLGQQ, from the coding sequence ATGGCAAAGAAAGTTGCATTGGGCAAAGGCTTAAAGGCCCTCATCCCAACCATTGACTCAGACGAAGAAGGCCTCGAAGGAGATGACAAAGGCGGGAAGCTGTACAAGTTTCAGGATGGCCGAAAAAGCCGGCTGCAGGGTAAAGTAGCCGAAATTCAGGTTGCCAATGTGCGCCCCAATCCGTATCAGCCCCGACAGGTCTTTGAAGAAGAAGCGCTGGAAGAATTAGCGGCCTCCATCCAACAGCTTGGTATTATCCAGCCGATCACCGTGCGCACCCTGGGTGACGGGCAATTTGAACTAATCTCGGGTGAACGCCGGCTCCGCGCGTCGCGTCGCGCCGGCCTTGAAAAAATCCCTGCCTACGTCCGTGAGGCCGATACGGAAGAAATGCTCGAAATGGCCATCGTCGAGAATGTCCAGCGCGAGCAGCTCAACCCCATTGAGGTTGCTATTGGCTACCAGCGCCTGATTGAAGAGTGCGACCTCACACAGGAGAAAATTGCAAAGAAAGTTGGCAAGAAGCGCGCAACTGTTGCTAACTTCCTCCGCCTCCTCAAGCTGCCGGCCCCTGTTCAGGCAGCCCTCCGCGATGAGTCCATTTCCATGGGCCACGCCCGCGCCCTAATTCCGGTTGATGACAAAAAAGTACAGCTGGATATTCTGACTGAGATCGAAGTATCCGGACTCTCAGTGCGCGACGTCGAACGACGTGTACGCGCCTGGCAAGATGGCGACACGCCAGATAAACAAGGCCCCACCCTCGTTGAAAACCTCGAAACCGCTGACGCAGACCGGGACCAGTTACAGATTCGTGCTTTTGCAGATCACCTCAGGGCACAACTCAGCACCCAGGTACAAATCAAACACAAAAAAGGCGGTGAAGGCGGCAAAATTGAAATCGCCTACTACTCAAATGACGACCTCGAACGGCTCATGGAACTGCTCGGACAGCAGTAA